The Rhododendron vialii isolate Sample 1 chromosome 1a, ASM3025357v1 region GGTCCTGTTCtgttgattttgtgtttggtatgcctgaaaaataaaaaacgccTCTGTACGTGGATGAACTGTgtttagggtttcgaaatgtgcaagggtttagggtttctgACTGGGTTTCGAGTACAAGAAGGGTTTGAactgtgttttgtgtgtgtttttgtgtattttggatctagggttttgattagTGCAACGGTTTCTGTCTAGGTTTCAAGTAAAACAAGGGTTTGAACAATGAAGCacgaatttttatttttattttgcaatACTGCTGCAGtttaaattgggttttgattatTGGAAGTGGTTTGTATTCTTATTATAGCATCATATATGTGGCTGCAATATGTTGTTTTTAAGTTATTGTTTCATGCCTGCAAGAGTTTGAATGATTAAGATGAAACcccaaaagaaaaacctaaaaaaacagCCCGACCTTTATGTATTGTGTGTGTATGAATAGGGTTAGAAGACAATAGTTTGgtttaagaaaatgaaattgtaATTTAGTGTTTGTAGTTTGTAATTAAGAAAATGACTTGTGTTTTATTCATGAAGcccttttttaggtttttttacAATGCCGAGATTAAACAGAACAGAAttaaggagaagagaagaggaagaggcatTCATCGCAATAAACATGTACATTCGGGTTGCAATGAGTGTGTTTCGGCTTTATTGCTTCATTGTGTCCACGGCACAATATCCTCGTCCTGAGTTGTCCCCATATCCAAACTACTACCAAACCCAAGTAGATGCTGTGAATAGGCTTGTCAATGGTAATGAAGTAGATTGCCACGAGCAATTGAGGGTAAATAGGCGTACCTTTTTTAGATTGTGTTGTCTACTTCGAGGTGTTGGGTTAGGAGACTCAGGAAATGTTTGTCTCGAGGAGAGGGTAGCCATTTTCTTGTGGATCTTAGCTCACCATACAAAACAGAGGCGTACGAAATTGCACTTTTGGAGATCAACTGAAACTGTAAGTAGACATTTCAATGTCGTACTCCTAGGTGTGTTGCGCCTTTTTGACATGCTCCTAGTAAGGCCCGAGCCTGTGCCTCCTAACTACGATGACAGTAGATGGAGTTGGTTTCAGGTAAACTTCATTTCAATTATTGTAAAATCTTCCATTTCGTTTCCTCAACTCCACCATATTGACTTAGTTACACTAATGTACTGATTATGTCGTAGAATTGTCTCAGGGCATTGGATGGGACGTACGTGCCAGTGTATCCCCCGGCAGTTGACAGGCCACGCTATAGATCAAGGAAGGGTGAGATTGCCACAAACGTTTTAGGTGTATGTAGTTGAGACCTAAAGTTTGTCTTTGTATTGTCTGGTTGGGAAGGGTCGGCCACTGACTCTAGGATCCTGAGGGACGCCATTTCAAGACCTAATGGTTTGATAGTCCCCCATGGTATGTTCTAAATCCTAAAATTCACCTTCACCTTCTTTTCACTCCATTCCTATTATCAACCCTTCCTTTAAACCATTTGTAGTGAATGTCGTAACTTCCATTTGGTACAGGACATTACTACCTTGTGGATGCCGGATACCAAAATGCCGAGGGTTTTCTAGCACCGTACCGCGGGCAACGTAACATTTGGAGGCAAGGTCACATGCCGACTAGCAGAGAGGAGTACTTCAACATGAAGCACTCAGCTGCTAGGAATGTAATTGAGAGAAGCTTTGATGTGTTAAAGATGCGCTTTGCAATATTGAGGTCTCCTTCGTATTACCCCATTAGGACTCAAACACGTATCGTCACAGCATGTTGCCTCCTCCATAACCTCATCAAAAGAGAGATGCCCAACGATCCCATTGAGAACGAGTACACGGCATGGGAACGTGATCACATACACGATGCGGAGGTAGATGATCACATCACTACCATTGAGACTTCCAATCAATGGAGCGGGGAAAGGGATGCGTTGGCTACAGCCATGTACAATCATTGGCTAGGAAATGGTGGGGGACAAGAGGTTTTTCCACCATGAGGAACTTTGTTTAGTGTATTTGTATTAATAAGTGTTTGAATAACTTTTATGATGTAGACATTCTATTTCAAGAAGTTTGTATGAActttttatgattgtaattgAACTCCGGTTTGTAGTTTTTATTAGACTTCTTAAATAATCATTGTTGTCGAACTTAAAATGCTTTTGCAGTAATGGATACCCAACAAGGTAATGTCCCTAACAAAAAGGCTTCAAGGAGCCATAGGGTGTGGAGGAAATCCGAAGAGGATGCCCTCATGAAATGCATGGTAGCCGAAATAAGTGACAAATGGAGCGCGGATAATGGGTTTAAACCCGGGTTCTTCACGTTACTTGAGAAAGAGATGGCGAAGATCATGCCGGAGAGCAATATTAAGGCCTACCCCCACATTAACTCCAAAGTCAAGTATTGGAGACGAACATATGCCAAAATATGTGACATTGTGggacttagtgggtttgggTGGGACCATGtcaacaaaaggattgacgtgGATGATGATGTCTGGAAAATCTACGAAGAGGTAACTTCCAATGCTTTAATTGATATGTTATGGCATGGGATCATGTACTTAAACTTGAAATGTTTATGTAGGCCAACCCTAAGAAGGCCAAAGAGGTGGGTGGGAAGCGTTTCCCTTATTTTGATGATTGGGAAATCATCTTTGGAAAGGATAGAGCTAATGGGTGTGGAGCGGAGGCTCCTGCACAAATGGGGCGACTACATCAAAATGTGGTGCATAATGAAGATATAGAGGAGGAGAATGACGGTCTCTACCATCCATTCTTCGGTGAAGAATTTCATCCCACCGACACAAGTGGACCCTCAGGGGTTGCCAATGAAATTCCTTTGGACTCGTCACCTCTGGACTCGACACCTCCAGTCTCCACACCTCCGGTCTCCACACCTCCGGTCTCCACAAGTTTGAACTCCGCACGTCATGCGTCACTCCCGACATCCACTCCCCGGACCTCCACACCTCCGGCCAATGCCGGAACtcaaaaggggaagaagaggaCACGGATGGGTGATGTGGAATCCCTTGCTGTAAGCATGGAGGCATGGCTAGAAAAGAGTGATGTCCATATGGAAAAAATGACCAATGCAATGGGGTATTCCAAAGACGTATCCACTCGCCGCACACAAGTGCCAAAAGAGCTTGAAAAGCTTGACCTTACTGATACCCAACGATTTAGGTTAGGTGCCGTCATTTGTTCGGCTGAAGATAGGCTAGACCTATTCTATGGCACTCGCGAGGATTTGAAACAAGCTTGGGCTGAGGCCGTAATCTTTGGTCCCGTTTAGCTATGAGGGAGAAGTAGTAGAAGTTTTTTGAAGTGGCCGACCTTTCACTCTTACACATATGGCCCATTTTTTGAAGCGGCCGATCGATCACGCGTAGATATGTGGTCCCTAGTTGTTAATATTTTGATACATTGAGGCTGTTTGAACAATCTTTTGCAGCCTAGTGTATTGTAATATTGTGTTTATGTTCTCTTTCATCGTCAAACAATATTCTACTTATGCTATGTTATGGTAAAACAATGGTGTATTCATGGCCTACGTTTGATTATGTTTATGGGTTACAAATGCAGGTCTTGGATGGGTTACTTATGCATTGTACTTATGTTTATGGGCAATGATGATAGAATTGGATTATTCATTAAGATAGATACCTTGGCGGGGTAACATTAgttgcagccatgagtaccctATTGATCTGTATGTATTGTTTGAGCCCATTCCACTATTGAACTGTGGTAAAAAATATagcaggtgtgtgtgtgtgtgtggcaatGGCTGCAGgttttggtttaggttttgtGCCTCTATGTGTGGGTTAAAATTGCAGGTTTTGACCACTATTGGTGGGTTAAAACTGCTGGTTTTGGCCACTGTTGGCTCTGCTTATCTACTGCAGGTTTTGCTTGTGTGTTTAAACTGTTGGGTTGGTTCTGTTATAGTGCTGCAGGTTAttggtggctatgatgaaagCTTTCTGAGCCAAATCGATACATTAGATAAAACTGTGTCAGTATTTGTGGCCTATGATTATGTGTTAAAACTGGAGCAAATTGGTTCATCTTTTGTGcatggtttggtttagttttctGCCTAcaatttggttcagttttgtggGATAAGAATTGCATGATTTGGTTTAAACATGAGGTTATGGTTAtgatttggttcagttttgtgagtgagtgtgtgaaACTGCAGGGGTTGGTTATGTTTTGTGGCTGCATTTTTGGGCTGTTTCCTGCACACAGATTTTGGTTCACTAAAACCTGcaagttttggttcagtttgtgCTTTAAAACTGCAGTGCTTGGTTCAGTTTGCTTGCATTTTTGAGTTAAAGCTGGAGGTTTTTGCCACTATTGGTGGGCTAAAGCTGCAGGTTTTGGTCACCGTTAGTGGGTTAAAGCTGCTGGTTTATGGCCTACATTTATATGTCAAAACTGCAGGTTTGTGACCTCTGTTAATGTGTTAAAACTGCAGGGGTTTGGTCCTATTTTATGCTTCCATTTGTGAGTTTATATTGTAGATTTTGGTTCATGTGTTGGCTATGATGAAAGCTTTCTGAGCCACAAACTGAGTCAAAATCTCCTTcataacctcaccaaaatgcAGCCACAAACTGGTGCTAAAACCTGCAGTTTTAACCCATAACCAGAGGCCAAAACCTGGGTTTTTTTTGGCTGTGATAAAAATTGAACACGAAATGAGGACTTAGGCGGGGTAATATGAGAGGGTCGTTTGGCAACTCATGTTGCAGCCTAGTTCTCTCAAAAAGTGGTCAACTGTACTCTGAGCCAAATGCCTTAATTATGTTCATGTGTTATAACTGCAGCATTTTGGTTCTATTTTTGTaaaggttttggtgtggttttgtgcctgCAAGTGTTGGTTTCTGTATCATTTGGTTTCTGTGCTCTGGTTTTGGCCTGTGTTTCATTTGGTTTAAAACTGCAAGTGTTGGTTTTTGTTTATTCCATTCAAAACTGCAGGTTTTGTACTGTATTTGTGGGTTACAGCTGCAGGTTTTGGCCACTGTTGGTGGGTTAGAACTGCTGCTTTTGGCTTAAAGCTGTGTTGGTTCAGCTTTTCTGCATGATTTTGTTCAGTTTGTGATTTAAAACTGTAGTACTTGGTTCAGTTTTCTGGTTCAATTTGTGGTTTAAAACTGCAGTGATTGGTTCAGTTTTGTGGTTCAGTTTATGAGTAAAACCTGCAGGTTTGTGGCCTCTGTTTTATGAGTCAATGAGTGTGTgtatggtggtacagtttttgGCTACCATTTGGTTCTGTTCTGGGGATGAAACTGCAGGGTTTGCTTATGTTTTGTGGCTGTATTTTTTAGCTGTTTTAACCTACACAGATTCTGATTTAGTAACACCTACaggttttggtttagttttgtgGTTTAAAACTGCAGTACTTGGATCAGTTTTGTGGTTCAGTTTATGGGTAAAACCTGCACGTTTATGGCCTCTGTGTATGTGTGAAAACTGTTGGggtttggttatgtttggtgCTTGCATTTCTGAGGTAAAATTGGGGGGTTTTGTTTTAGATGTTttgttggctatgatgaaaGTTTTGTGAGTCACGAACTGAAGCAAAACTGAACTGTATGTATTAAACGAAAATGCAACCACAAACTGAGCCAAAACCTACAGTTTTAACCCACAAAAAGAGGCCAAAACCTTTGTgtgtgtggctatgatgaaaaattaacaagaCACGTTAGGGACTTAGGCTGGGCAACGTTTGAGAGGGTCATTTGGCAACTCATGTTGCAGCCTGGTGCCTTGCAAAAGTTGTCTACAAATCTGAGCCACATGTTTCCAGCTATTTGACTGCAAAAGTCCTCCTATTTATGGTACCATTGTTACTTGTGTCATAGTCTGTGTCCTAAATGTGTCAATTGGCGATGATGAAATTTGAGCCAAATGCGTTAATTTTGGTTTTCAACTATTTATTTGCGATTAAGAGGCATTTTGATTCATGCGTTTGTCATGACTTATAATGTTGTTTTCGAATAGATTACTCAATGACAGGTGAAGAAAAAGACTATTATTGGGTGGTTTTCGTTGGGCATAAGCCGGGCATCTATACAACTTGGAGAGAAGCTCAACTCCAAGTTAATGGATACTCAGGAAGCATGGCGAAAAGGTACAGGACATTCGATGCAGCCGAAGAAGCATTGCTCAAATTTCACGAGGAGAGATACAACTTGAAAAAGttgcaaaacaaaaattccACATCCGCAAGTGTGTTGGGAGTTGAACATCAATTCAATGGGTGCAAGacatttgttgtattttttttgttaggtttcGTAGGTTGTATTTTCTTGGCACTTGTTCTCGATTCCGAATGAACTTGAACGTTCTAAGTTTCTGTAGAATATCACGTTATGAACAGAGACAAGTTCTAAGATTATTTTAAATTGAAGACGTTCAAACATTACGTTTCAACATCATGAACATAGCCACCAAATGACACATCCATGGGTAATACAATTTATTCTTCCGCGATCTACACCTATTCCTCCGGCTCTTCGGGAGGGGGAATGAAGCAAACACGCCAGtcatcaaacaatgaaaattgAACATCTCTTGCCACCAGAGCTTGTCGATTAACCTAAGCCAAAATGAATTAATTAAGAACAAGAAATATTTGATCTTAACAAATTTATAACACTATATTAAAACTTACTTGGAGGATTGCAGTCCAAACATCGTCTTCAGCTACCACCATGGTTTGACTTGCGTCCCATTCAAATCCGGGACGATCAATTAGGTCCACAATGATGAAGCAAGTACGACGCCACTGCTTTACCTTCGCTTCAATATGCCATTCCTCAATGCCAGCGTCAGGAAAATCACTGTCCATGATACGTTTCAAATAGCTCAAGTAACTTGGACGAAAGTGTCCACTCCCGGTGGTCCACAATCGAGACTCCACCATTGATTTCAGAACCGAAATCAACAGAATCTCCTCAACTTGAACCCAATTGTGACGAGGAGGCGGACGACCAGCtatacaaccaaaaaaaatctgagACTTGTTTTGTAATTGAGATTTTTGAATGAGTTTGACAATGCATTTACTTGCTATTTATAAGCAAATTTTACCAACTATTCTACCACATATCCACCATTCAATAATATATCCACAATTCAACATTCAAGTAACTTCTACTCTCCAttctaccaaaaaaatcatACTTTTCATTCAAACCTACCCTAATTTGTCTtttctttgtaaaaaaaaatcactttccaaaataattgaaaaataaatacttaccattcattaaaaaaaacgttttttaatataaattttttagaatatacatttttaaattcatttaGCTTTTTATACTTTcaattttccaaaatttatttaatatattgatttttgaatttatatacttattttcatacataatcaaatttaacactgcacatgggcaaaatagtcatttgacagcttttcccATCATCCACCCCTTCTTATCTCCCCCATTCtataaaccatccaaacaaagtcaaattttatcccTCTATTTAATAACCCATCCAAACcacattctattttttttcccctccataaacatcaaaTCGATGTGGGCCaacccatcaaaattaataccccctactatcttattcccccttcttattttttacccCTGATTTTTTTCCCGCATCCAAGCGGGCCCTAACATACTAttgtttggcaaaaaaaaaacctccgtAGCAATGTTAAATCTTTACATTTTCCTTGCGATAAATGGATCTTAAATTTCTTTCTGTTATTCAATTGATTTGAATAAAACATTTCTCGATGTTtgatcaatttaatttttttcgttaGTGATTTAAACGTCTAAAATTACAACATAAATGACTCGGTGATCTAAACAtctaaaattacaaaataaaccACTCAGATTGTAAAATAATATTGTAGAACCTCACATTTATTGAGTGGTCTGTTTAAAAGATGTGTTCGAAAAGGATATCCAAAGAGACTTCCGTGAGATTTACAATTTGCAAGAACCTCTCTATTGTTTTGAAATTCACAAAGCACTCCCCTACTTTTCCAACAGTTGACGTAATTAGAATGATAAGCGAGTGGAACAAATTGAGCCGTGATTTGATCGATCCTTATTTATAAACTTAactatctttcaaaaaaaaaaaaaatttataaacttAACTAGCATTCATTTAGAATGATAAGCGAGTGAAACGAAcctcaaaatattttcaatgcACTTATTGCTTGTCTGATCATGTTTctaaaaaaagttgaatttttcgaaatgaacaattaaaaagGGACAAATAAAGTATTAAATAAATGCTTGTTGgataattaaaaaacaaaaactcgtAATTTGTTTTCTGTGAGGAAGCTCATAAAACTTTCAAAACTAAAGAGTTTTTTTCGAGTAAAAATCGCTTCCTACGAAAAGTCGTGCAATTTTTGGATCGGAAAATAAAGTACTCCCGAGCATCATTTTTCTAAGTACATCATGAGTTCTTTAATGCAgtgcaaaaatttaaaaatttatgttcgaaaaaatttgattttttaatctcaaaattcaaaattgtacGTCTTTTTGTAAAAGTCCAGTAATTTGGGACACTTGGTATTTTTGACATCTAAAACTTTCGAGCCTTGTCTAATTTCGTGTTTTTGCATTTCCCTTCTCAAAAGCTAACAATCATTTCCCATAAAGAACCCGGCTAACCACACATacatttgtgcacagattgtgcacaaattttgttgtggggctTATCATGGGTTCcatacaaatgattcgagccgttcattagatgtaaaatattttttcaagggtcccgtaaaaaataagctcaatctaatacctataggtactcaatccaatcatctaaattttcattcagatttttgggtaataaaaaattagatagttagatcaagcacttaaaggtattggattgagctgattttttgcgaaaacccttgaaaaaatgttttacatttaatgaactaCTCGAATCGTTTGTATAAAACccgtaatgggccccacaataaaatctgtgcacagattatctGTGTGGACAAATTTACCGTCCCAGAAATGATAGGATCCATGAAACTATTCATGATGGATTGTACCTAGCCTCTTCATTTCCACTTCTTCCTGGCACCAAAGCATTCGCATACATTTCCCGCCATAGCATTTTGCACTGATTTCCCGCCATAAGATGGCCTGGTTCCCTCTCTATAATTCTGACCACCAAAAATCTGAGTATTTTGCCACCTCTCTTTTCATGATTCTACTTGGAGCCTCCTATTGGGGACTAACTGgctttttttaaagtttggtcCAACTGCAATCcggtaactctctctctctctctctctctctctctctctctctctctctctctctctctctctctctctctctctccatacatgCTTATTCATATACAAGCAGTGAACCGGTGCTATGCATGGGCAGTTAATGATTAAGAAAGTGTTGATgtgttataaatttttgaagaaaTCTACAAATTCCGCTGTGCTGCATATCTTACTTTGCTAACAtggttaaaaagaaagaaaatgaagctTTAACGGTAAGAAAAATTTTAGGATTTTGCATATGCCTCATGATTCTCTATGCACTGTATTTTATGTGTCTGCTGAGTTCGATATATCTATTAGAACTAAATTTCAGTAATAGTGTACAGCAGTTGGCTAAGACTCTCTAGAAAGAGGCTGCTCATATGCAGATGTGTATGTAAGCCTTGGCGTAGCCTAATCTCGGACCCAGAATTTGCAAGGCTGCACTTTGAGCAAGCAGAGGCGTTTCCTTTGATTCGGTCCTCATCTCGAACCCACATTTCAAGAAACCTTTACTTGGTTGAGCCACCTGAAGACAACCCTGGTTTTGAGAGCCATTTTCAAATGAAGCTTGAAACCAAGTTGAAGGTCCCACTTCGCAATGCAGAATTGGTGATGAATGGTGAAGGTGATGCCAATGTGGGTTGTAGTTCTAAAGGTGGTGTTAAACGAAAGTGGTGCATCAAGTTGTTGCCCAAAGAACACAAGCTCAATGTAGTGAATTCTTGCAACGGATTGCTTTGTTTGTCTGAGCCATCACTTAACGATCCCTTTATGGTGTGTAATCCGATCACAGGGGAGTTTATAAACCTTCCGATTCCTACACAAGCTGATGAGAGTTCCAAAAAGTTTATTGATTCTGGTTTGGGTTTCAGTCCAAAGACAAATGAGTATAAAGTGATCAGGAGGTTTGATCAACAGGAACGAATCCGTGAACCCATTACGAGCAGAGAATTGTTTAGCGGAAGGGGGGCTGAGATACATACTCTTGGCACAAGGTCATGGAAAAGGATTGGTTGTGCACCTTGCTCATTCCTTGGCTATAACCTAGGATTCCCAACGTATCTAAGTGGTTCTCTTCATTGGCTTCTTATCGACATCAACATCTCGGATTACATAATTTCATTCAATTTTGATATGGAGAGGTTCAAATCAGTTCCACAACCTCCACTTAACTATGGGAAGATGAGCTTGGATGTGTCGCGGAGTATGTCCTTGGGGACGTTGAGAGGCAGGCTTTGCCTGTGTGATTGTTCGAATTATGGACATATAGACTTATGGATGATGGAAGAATACGGTGTTCAAGAATCTTAGAAGAAAGCATTCTGTATTGGTACAAAAACTGATCATGAGAGGTGGCTTCGTGGTTTATATGAACCAATGAGTTACTTGAGAAGCGGAGCCATAATGTTTTTCCATCGTTTGAGCAAAGCTGTGTTCTTTTTTAACGCCAAAGAACAGTTCAGCTCTCTGAAGTTTCTAAAGGTTCGTGGGATTAAGTCAAAATTCGAAGCCATTGCTCACATTCCAAGCTTCACTTCACTCAAAGATAGGGTGACGGATGATGATCTGGAAGTGTTGAACACAT contains the following coding sequences:
- the LOC131327622 gene encoding protein ALP1-like; the encoded protein is MPRLNRTELRRREEEEAFIAINMYIRVAMSVFRLYCFIVSTAQYPRPELSPYPNYYQTQVDAVNRLVNGNEVDCHEQLRVNRRTFFRLCCLLRGVGLGDSGNVCLEERVAIFLWILAHHTKQRRTKLHFWRSTETVSRHFNVVLLGVLRLFDMLLVRPEPVPPNYDDSRWSWFQNCLRALDGTYVPVYPPAVDRPRYRSRKGEIATNVLGVWSATDSRILRDAISRPNGLIVPHGHYYLVDAGYQNAEGFLAPYRGQRNIWRQGHMPTSREEYFNMKHSAARNVIERSFDVLKMRFAILRSPSYYPIRTQTRIVTACCLLHNLIKREMPNDPIENEYTAWERDHIHDAEVDDHITTIETSNQWSGERDALATAMYNHWLGNGGGQEVFPP
- the LOC131298239 gene encoding uncharacterized protein LOC131298239; its protein translation is MVESRLWTTGSGHFRPSYLSYLKRIMDSDFPDAGIEEWHIEAKVKQWRRTCFIIVDLIDRPGFEWDASQTMVVAEDDVWTAILQVNRQALVARDVQFSLFDDWRVCFIPPPEEPEE
- the LOC131327631 gene encoding F-box/kelch-repeat protein At3g06240-like, whose product is MVKKKENEALTVRKILGFCICLMILYALWLRLSRKRLLICRCVCKPWRSLISDPEFARLHFEQAEAFPLIRSSSRTHISRNLYLVEPPEDNPGFESHFQMKLETKLKVPLRNAELVMNGEGDANVGCSSKGGVKRKWCIKLLPKEHKLNVVNSCNGLLCLSEPSLNDPFMVCNPITGEFINLPIPTQADESSKKFIDSGLGFSPKTNEYKVIRRFDQQERIREPITSRELFSGRGAEIHTLGTRSWKRIGCAPCSFLGYNLGFPTYLSGSLHWLLIDINISDYIISFNFDMERFKSVPQPPLNYGKMSLDVSRSMSLGTLRGRLCLCDCSNYGHIDLWMMEEYGVQES